TTTGATCCGAGTGACTGCTAGCAAATAAAAAATAGAAGACGAGTgattattgaaacaaattaaagtATAATGACCGAAATGAAATAATTAACAAATTTGAATGACTACTGAGGAAATTTATCTATGATAGTGTGAATGATAGAATTCTATGGAATGGGACATTGGGAAGTCTGGGTTTTTATGTTCAAACCCATTTCAGCGTATTCATTCAGTTGCAAAGTTAATATCATGATAAAACATTTGTATTTTTGTGGTTACTAATGTGGATGTGTGGCCTTTGGATAGATTGAAGTTTGAAAGCTGAAGGTATTCGTATTTAGGATGCTGCTtggatgaaattgaaaaataaaataagttatCTTTATTAACATATCTGAAGTATTCTTCCACAGGGCACTTAACCGGACTCTCATACAATACAAGTTCCCTCAGCCTCTTCGTCTGATCACAGAGAGAGTCAATTTTTATTCTGCAATATTCCTTCATTAATTACTCTAGATTATTTAATTTCCATGTAATGATATTCCTTTCCTTGCTCcttgtttcttcttctttctttcctccttTCTTTCACTGCTACATTCACTTATTGAGCCAAATGTGGACTCATTATGATCTTTGAATTGTTTTTTATTAATTCTATAATAAGTACTCTTTTACCCACCAGCTCTATTGAATTGTCTGAATGTTCCTCCATAGTGATAAGAAGTTGAAAAGTTCACTACTTTAATTCCTGTCATTATTCAGCATTGCTGATAAATGAGCATTGATGAGTATCCATTTTGTCTTCTTTAAGGCATACAGAATGACATCTATGCAGTAATGAAATAAAATGTTTAAAAATCTTGAAGTAAGAGTTTTAAAACCTACCATGAGAGGAACCAGATTTTCTTACAAGTTCAAACACTGTGGGATATAAATTGGAAGTGGAGTTATTGTCACGTTGATCACACTACATGAAATCAAAACAATTCACGCTGCCTGAGAAgtcatttaatttataaaattggaTGGTCAACTTCATGCTGGGTTTAGTTACAGGGTTAAAGACATTTCACATTTTTCTGTTTATGATTCTTGATCATGATTTTTTTCTTTACATTTCTCTTTTGAGTTGATTGTTTTCTTAATGCTGTGCAAGTGGCAGTGAAGCAGGCTTGCTACATAAACTGTGGGCATGTCTACTGCACTGACACCTTCTAAGAGACCACATGATTGGAACGCTAGTGAGACAAATGGGAAAGGAAAGTGGCAAAAGACAGCTGGCCTTAATTCCCCCAATCTATCCTTGAAATCCTTGAATGGTGTAGTTTTCCGAATACTCTGTCCTGCTTCCAAAACAGGTAGTATTATTGGGAGAGGTGGTACCATCATATCACAAATCCGTCAAGAAACTGGTGCAAAGGTCAGAGTTGAGGAAATTGTCCCCGGATGCGATGAGAGGGTAGTTGTTATTGTGGGTTCTGATAAGGATATCGAAGTCAATAATGAGCAGAATGGGGAGGATGGTGATAAAAATGCTGATGTGGTTGAAGAGGGTGATGATAAAAAAGACCATGTTGAGGACAATGAAAATAAGGAACTTGTTCCTGCAGTTGACTCGTCAAAGTCTGTAAAGGAAATATCATCCTTGCAGAAAGCCCTGGTACTTGTTTTTGAAAGAATAGTTGAAGCAGAACCAGAAACGGTTGGAAGGGATGAGGAAAATAGCAAGCCCTCTATGTTCATTTTGAGGTTACTTGTACTTTCCAGTCAAGTTGGCTGCCTTTTGGGAAAGGGTGGTAGTGTAATCAAGCAAATGTCTGCAGAAAGTGGGGCACAGATTCGGATTCTTCCTAGGGATAAACTTCCTGCATGTGCATCACCTTCTGATGAGCTAGTTCAGGTAATTACATATGGCATTTTATCAACTGCATCTTCATTGGTGATGGAAACCACTAACTCTTGTCAGTCAACCTTGTGCATAAAATGTCGCAATTCTATGTCACATGGATGAGAATGGGAAGTTCATGTGAAATCTGGTTCTCTCTTTTTTTCCTCTTTTGTTTTAACTTTTTTGGTTACTTTtgcttaaatatatatttatagcaTGGTATGTATCTTTAATGATCTTTAAACGAGTAGGAAGATGTGCACTTGTGCATATATGTTTATGTGCTTGTGTGGGTGGCTCTCAAAAAGTTatctttttctcttattttcacaTCCTCCTCAACTACGTAGCATTGCTAGGCATTAATATTCTCACAAGGACTAAGACTCAGATGAAACTCTGGTCATATGTCTGTTTGTCTACGCTGCTTCTTCTATTATGTATTCTATTTTCAATATCTTGTTTGAATTTTCTGATTGGTTTAGGGAaaacatttttattttcttttgtatatCAGGAAGAAAACACATTAGGAGGAGGTTGGAGCTTTGTTTTTTGGgtttgccctttttttttttttttttttttttggggtgtgTTTTTTTACGGGGGTGTGGGGTGGGGAGGGTTGCATGCTTATACATGAACTCACATGTGGTGAGGGTAAGGAGAGTCCAGATTAGATAAAGGGGATAACTTTATGCAGCAGTGATATTTTATGAGTATGTAATATGATTTGGGGGTTGCCCAGTTCAATTGTACATCAAGCATTGCTCCTGCAAATTTCAGCTGAGTGCTATGTATCATATCTATCATACCAACTTCTCACAGAATGGGATAGATGTTTCAACATTATGACTGCAGTCTTAACAGCAATGGCTTGCAATTGCTGTCTCAGGAATCAGGATTAGTTTATATTTCAAATTATATATGCATGCGCCGTGTGTGTGCATGTTTCATGCATTCTCAATTTGCCATTTTGTTCCATAATTGTGCTGCAGATCACAGGAGAGGTTGATGCAGTTaggaaagctcttcaatcagtTGCTCAGCAGCTTCTGGAGAATCCACCCAGGGATAATGACTCTTTCCCTGCCAATTCTACAGGGCCTTCATCTCATTCATTTGGTTATCCTCTTCCTAGGCCAGAAGCATATCCACCACCATACCATTCTTTTAATGCTCGTGGAACAACTTATGGTGCTGGACCTCGGGACTTTCATGAAAGTGGTATCCCTGGTCGAATGAAGCCTACTTCAGATATAATAAACTTTCGCTTGCTATGTCTTGATGAGAAGGTAGGAGGCGTCATTGGAAAAGGAGGAACTATAATAAAAACCCTTCAGCAAGAAACAGGCTGTGATATCAAAGTTTTGGAAGGGGTTTCTGATTCAGAGGATCGCATTATTCTCATTTCTGGTCCAGTGGTATGACTTGCCTCTATAACCACTTGAATGTaacaagctttaatatttttgccTTCTCTTGCTCATTCATTTATCTTATTCTGACAACCCATCAAATCTTGCAGCACCCAGATGATAGAATATCAGCTCCACAAGATGCAGTTCTTCGTGTACAAACCAGGATTGCTAGGGCATTACCTTTACCTGATGGTAAAGAGAAGACTGTGATTGCTAGGCTTCTTGTCTCCTCAAATCAAATTGGTTGTCTCCTTGGTAAGGGTGGTGCCATCATGGCAGAAATGAGGAAGTCAACTGGAGCCTATATTCGTATACTGGGGAAGGATCAAGTTCCAAAATGTGCTTCAGAAAATGAAGAAGTGGTTCAGGTGTGTTCAGTGTTCTTTGTGTGTGTCTTGTAGCTTGGCAAGTTTGGGTAGTTTTAGGGCCTGTTTGGCATTACTGTCGAAATTACTgttgagaaaatcacttttttaaatatactagttagagagtgttaaaaaataattaaaaattaaatttgatcagttttagtcataagaacactaaaataataaaacagcTTTTTTCCAAACTGTTTTCTCAACAGCATCTAAAATGgtgcttttattcagaaaaacagTTTCAGGCTCTAAAACTCAATGCCAAACAGGGCCTTAGTCTACTAAGCTGCTCCATTGTCCAGATGttattttatcatatttttttatggtaatttcttataaaaaaatCCAGAACTATTCCAAGTCTCAAATATGGTCAACTACATATGCCTACTTCAAAATTAGCATCAATTTTGGTTAGCCTAGAGATGTGTGTCAAAGCACCTAGGTGCTGTCATGAACAAAAtttttatacataacatatgaaaaagagagagaagataTTCACAAAAGAGAGAAAAGGTgaaaatttttttcatttaatttttaaacaattttttttaacaaatttaatgattattaaatGCTATAATAATTCAAAAATGTTACATTAGCAAGATTTTTTCATGTTTTATGCATAAAATATGGTTCATGTCATCACTTAGAGTGCTTTGGCACATACCTTCTCTAGGTTGGCCTGAATTGTTGGAATGTTGAAGTATGTGTATGTAATTGATACAGGAAAAAAAAGAATGTAATACTTGATAATTGGACCAAAATTTTTATGTTTTTGGTTATCAATCCTTTTTTCAATTGTTGTGGTACAGATAAATGGAGAGTATGAAGTAGTTCAAGAAGCACTTCTGCAGATAACCGCTAGGTTGCGCAATCATTTCTTTCGTGATGTATTTCCATCTATAGACCATCCCTCCAATCCTGCCTTCATGGATCAAATGCCTCCATTTCCTCCATATGTGGGAAGAAGGGAGCTCTCCCCTCCATTCCATGCATTTCATAATTTTGATGGCATGGGCGGTCCACCTCCACATGGTTTCCGTCCTCATGATGATCATTCTCCTTTCATGCACAATATTCATAGATCAGGCTTGCCCCCTCATATATCCGAAAGAAAACCTTGGGGTCCTCAGGTAGAATGCCTTATTCTTTGCTTTCCAGGTTCAATATGAGCTTGCACCTAGTATTTTAAGGCTGCTGCCTAAAGGTCTGAGGCATATCCTGGCTATTATTTGGATTACCCCATTCATCTTTGgcatttaaaattaaatgttaaAACATCTGTGACTAAGCAATTTTTATTgttcaaaatatttttaaaaagtaaATTGCACAACAATTTTGTGCAAGCTGTGACTTTACTCTCTCTTTCCTGATCTGGCTTGCAGGGACTTATTGAAGGTGGTCCCCCCATGGGCTTGCCAGACTTTGGACCCCCCCAAAGAAGACATTCAGGTTTTGGAGggtatgcatattaccattttttgaaatttttatttttatttatggtcCAAGGTTTCAACTGTTAAATTGTGCATCTATGATGACACCATTAATTCCTTTCTTTTGTTCTTGTATCTATGTGTTTGTAGGGTAAACACTCCGGCTATTATCACCAGCACTACTGTTCAAGTCGTTATTCCTCGTTCTGTGGTCCCTGTAATATATGGAGAAGATGGTTCATGCCTGAAACAAATTCACCAGGTTTATTCTTGGTTGAGTGCTCTATTTACAGATTATATAAAGCAGATATACAAATAAATGGTCACCTTATATTGTTTAATGATTAATCAGTGTGTAAATATATTGGGTGTAAATTACACACACGTACacacatgagagagagagagagagagagagagagagagagagagagagagagagagagagagagaggcatcTTTGAAGTAGTGAAGCATGAGATAGATTTTGTGTGTTTGCCAAGTCTCAGTTGGAACTATGCGCTGGCTGCCTAATCAAATTAAAAAGAATTACATACTAGGGATGGTAATGTTTCAAAGTAACTGAGGATCAAAATACAATTTATTGTTGAATTAAAAGTGCCAAAGTGCTGGATTTGAATGATTCTTTTTTACCATGGCATGAATGTATATGGTTTCTTTGGGAAAAAAGCTAAGGATAATAAACTTCTCATGGACCTGTAATTTCTTACCAAATTATGTGAACTAGCAGTAATGCCTTTAAATTATATGTTTTATACATCAATATAATTTGAGTTGATGTTGTATTAGTGGCTTATTATATTTTGCTGTAATCTTGACCCAAAAGTTGTATTTGTTATGATCTGAATTAGTATTTACTGTCTTTATCAAAAGTTTCTAAACAATTTTGGCCTATGGCTTTAACAATTCTATCATGGCCAATTCTATTTCAGATTTCTGATGCTAAAATTACAATTACCGAGCCGAAGCCTGGAGCAACAGAAACTGTGATTATAATATCTGGGACACCTGAACAGACCCATGCAGCTCAGAGTCTCATTCAAGCATTTGTGATGAGTGAAAGGGAGTCCACTTCGTCTTTACAATAAGCCAACAAGGTAATGTTTGTGATCAGATGCACTCCCCCTAAGCCCTGGATTGGCATTTGTCAATTTAAGATAGAGCATATTCACTTCACATGCTCCCCTGTACATACAAGCTcggatactttttttttttcaatattgttCTTGTTATTGTATCTCGTATTTATTTTACAGTTCATGGAAGAAACTAAATGCATGACTGTTGATACTATGATGTCTTCTTTGAATGTTGGAGGATGCCGTTAATCTAATTTGGCAGTTTTTGTGAGTACGGTGAAAGCCGCCTGAACTTACTGGTGAAAAGATGGCATACATGTTCACTCtctttgattttgattttgattttgataGGATGAATCATTAGAAGACTACCGGCAATTTTATGATTTATTGATGACTTATCCTATTTATGTGCATGTTTTGGCTTACCAGGACATTT
This is a stretch of genomic DNA from Hevea brasiliensis isolate MT/VB/25A 57/8 chromosome 12, ASM3005281v1, whole genome shotgun sequence. It encodes these proteins:
- the LOC110635068 gene encoding RNA-binding KH domain-containing protein RCF3, whose protein sequence is MSTALTPSKRPHDWNASETNGKGKWQKTAGLNSPNLSLKSLNGVVFRILCPASKTGSIIGRGGTIISQIRQETGAKVRVEEIVPGCDERVVVIVGSDKDIEVNNEQNGEDGDKNADVVEEGDDKKDHVEDNENKELVPAVDSSKSVKEISSLQKALVLVFERIVEAEPETVGRDEENSKPSMFILRLLVLSSQVGCLLGKGGSVIKQMSAESGAQIRILPRDKLPACASPSDELVQITGEVDAVRKALQSVAQQLLENPPRDNDSFPANSTGPSSHSFGYPLPRPEAYPPPYHSFNARGTTYGAGPRDFHESGIPGRMKPTSDIINFRLLCLDEKVGGVIGKGGTIIKTLQQETGCDIKVLEGVSDSEDRIILISGPVHPDDRISAPQDAVLRVQTRIARALPLPDGKEKTVIARLLVSSNQIGCLLGKGGAIMAEMRKSTGAYIRILGKDQVPKCASENEEVVQINGEYEVVQEALLQITARLRNHFFRDVFPSIDHPSNPAFMDQMPPFPPYVGRRELSPPFHAFHNFDGMGGPPPHGFRPHDDHSPFMHNIHRSGLPPHISERKPWGPQGLIEGGPPMGLPDFGPPQRRHSGFGGVNTPAIITSTTVQVVIPRSVVPVIYGEDGSCLKQIHQISDAKITITEPKPGATETVIIISGTPEQTHAAQSLIQAFVMSERESTSSLQ